Below is a window of Pseudomonas sp. B21-040 DNA.
TTGGCCAGGTCTTCAGCGTGATCCGCTTCCAGCACCGAGCGCTCAAACGGGGTCAGCCATTTGGCGTTGGCGTAGCTGTCGCTCAACAGGAAATAGGCGAGGGCGCCGAGGATGATGGTCGGAATGCCTTGCAGCAGAAACATCCACTGCCAGCCGGCCAAGCCGCCCTGGCCTGCACCAAAGTGATTGAGGATCCAGCCGGAGAACGGGCTGCCCAGCAGGCCGGACACCGGGATCGCCGACATGAACAGCGCCATGATGCGGCCACGGCGGAAAGTCGGGAACCACTGCGAGAGGTACAGCACCACGCCCGGGAAGAACCCGGCTTCGGCCGCGCCGGTGAACAGGCGCAAGGTGTAGAACTCGGTCGGGGTGGTGACGAACAGCAGGCAGGTCGACAACGTGCCCCAGACGATCATCATCAACGCGATCCAGCGCCGTGGGCCAAACTTGGTCAGGGCCAGGTTGCTTGGCACGCCGCACAGCACGTAGCCGATAAAGAAAATACCGGCACCGAGGCCGTACACGGTTTCGCTGAATTTCAGCGCGTCGAGCATCTGCAACTTGGCAAATCCAACGTTCACCCGGTCGAGGTAGTTGAACAGGTAGCAGATGAAGATGAAGGGAATCAAACGCAGGGTAATGCGTTTGTAGACGGCGTTTTTCTCGTCAACGATGGCCTGGGTAGCGGCGGCGCTCTGTGACATGGCGGCTCTCTCTTTATTATGATTTTTTGCGATGCAAGGGTAACGTTGATCGCCCAGTGAGTCTCGGTCACGCCCCGGGTTGTTGTCTTTGTGCCTGAGCACAGGGTTTGCGACCAAGGCCTGTGCGGGTGAACAACCCGTCCCACCCCGTTTTCAAGGATCCCCGTTATGTTCGAACTCGATCACGACCTGGCCCAGGACATCGTCGACCGGGCAATGGCCATCCTGCCGTACAACGTCAACGTCATGGACAGCCAGGGATTGATTCTTGGCAGCGGCGAACCCGAACGCATCAACACCCGCCACGAAGGCGCGCAACTGGTGCTGGCCAATGGTCGAGTGGTGGAAATCGACGCGCAGACCGCGATTCATCTCAAGGGCGTGCAGCCGGGCATCAACCTGCCGCTGTTGCTCGATGGGCGCTTGATTGGCGTGCTCGGCATTACCGGCGAACCCGAGGCGCTGCGCACCTATGCCGAACTGGTGCGAATGACCGCGGAAATGCTCGTGGGCCAGCGCAATCAGCAGGCCGAGCAGCAATGGCGGCGTCAGCGTTGCGATGATCTGCTGGCATTGTTGCTGAGCGAGGCGGGGGACTCACCTCGGTTGCTGGATGAAGCACAGCAATTGGGGCTCAAACCGCAAATGACCCGGGTGCCTTACCTGTTTGAGTTGGGTATGGAGCACGGCCCGACGCAAACCGTTGAAGCGCTGAGTGCCTGGCTGAGCACGCGTTACCCGGACAGTTGGTGCGTCAGTTCAGCCAAGTCGTCGTTGCTGTGGTGCCGACCGGCCGCGCAAACCATTGAGAATGATCGGTTGCTGGAAAAGCTCGATGGCCTGGGCTGGAACATTCTGCGCATCGCCGTGGGCGGGCAGGCCGATGGCTTGTCGGGGTTGCGGCGCTGCTACCGGCGGGTCGGCGACTTGCTGGCGTATGGGCGCGATGTATTGCCGCGATCACGTTTGCTGACGCTGACCCGTTATCGATTGCCGGTGATGCTCTGGCGCCATCGTAACGACGACGCACTGGATGAGTTGCTCAAGCCGTTGCGCAAAGTCATCGCCAAGGACAGCAACGGCCAGTTGCTCGCGACGTTGCGCAGTTGGTGTGATCACGATGGCCAAAGCCAGGCCTGTGCCGATGCGCTGGGCATTCATCGCAACAGCTTGCGCTATCGAATGGAGCGAATCGCCGAGTTGAGCGGCGTTGATCCGCTCAAGCTGGACGGCATGCTTGCGCTCTATCTCGGCGTGCAGCTCCTGCCCCAAACCGACTGACCTAACACAAACCCTGTAGCAGCTGCCGAGCCTGCGAGGCTGCGTTCGGCTGCGCAGCAGTCGTAAAACCGGTAAGCATGATTTACCTGACACACCGCAGCGCATGATTTCACGACGGCTTCGCCGCCGAACGCAGCCTCGCAGGCTCGGCAGCTGCTACGGTGACTGTGTGGGTTTTGTGGAAATGAACAATAAACGCCATGGCCACTTGTGCAACGGACTGGCGTTATTGTTTCTGCCGACTGGCAGCATGGAGCGCATTGGAACTGGAGAACTCGCATGAAAATCGTCATCGCCCCCGATTCGTTCAAAGACAGCCTCAGTGCCCAAGGTGTGGCCGACGCCATTGCGCTGGGGCTGGCAGAGGTCTGGCCAGACGCGCAATTGATCAAGTGCCCGATGGCTGACGGCGGGGAGGGGACGGTCGAGTCGATTCTGGCCGCGTGCGAAGGCGAATTGCGCCGCACGAATGTACGGGGGCCGCTCGGGGCGATGGTCGACGCCGCATGGGGTTGGCTGCCGAAGAACCACACCGCAATCATCGAAATGGCTGAAGCCAGCGGCCTGCAACTGGTCCCGCCAGGCCAGCGTGACGCGTGCACCAGCAGCACCTTCGGCACCGGTGAATTGATTCGCGCGGCGCTCGATGCCGGGGCGCAACGGGTGATTCTGGCGATTGGCGGCAGTGCCACCAACGACGGCGGCGCCGGGGCGATGCAGGCGCTGGGTGTGAAGTTGCTGGATGCGCAGGGGCAGCCCCTGGCGCCGGGCGGCTTGGCGTTGACGCAACTGGATCGCATTGATCTGAGCGACATGGATTCGCGTCTGAGCGGGGTGCGCTTCGACATTGCCGCTGACGTCAACAACCCCTTGTGTGGCCCTCACGGCGCATCAGCGATTTTCGGCCCGCAAAAAGGTGCATCGCCCGAGCAGGTGCAGCAACTGGACAGCGCGCTCGGGCACTTCGCCGATCTGTGCGCCGATGCGCTGGGTCATGACGTCAAGGATGAACCCGGCAGTGGCGCGGCAGGTGGCTTGGGGTTTGCTGCCAAGGCCTTCCTCGGTGCGCAATTTAAAGCCGGGGTGGAAGTGGTCGCCGAGTTGGTCGGGTTGGCCGAGGCCGTTAAAGGTGCCGATCTGGTGATGACCGGCGAAGGACGCTTCGATGCCCAGACCTTGCGTGGCAAGACGCCGTTTGGCGTGGCGCGCGTTGCCCGGGAGCAGGGCGTGCCGGTGATCGTGATCGCAGGCACTTTGGGTGAGGGGTATCAGGCGTTGTACGAACATGGCATCGATGCCGCGTTTGCCTTGGCGAGCGGGCCGATGACGCTGGAACAAGCGTGCGCCGAGGCACCTCGGTTGTTGCAGGATCGAGCCAGTGACATCGCCCGGGTCTGGCGGATCGCCAAAGCCTGACGCAACGCTCGTAGCCGCTGTCGAGCCTGCGAGGCTGCGTCCGAACTGCGCAGCAGTCGCAGGATTTGAACAGCGCGACCGCTTCGCCGCCGCAACGCTCGTAGCAGCTGTCGAGCCTGCGAGGCTGCGTCCGAACTGCGCAGCAGTCGCAGGATTTGAACAGCGCGACCGCTTCGCAATCGAACGCAGCCTTCGGCAGCTGCTACAGGTGATTGTGTTTCACGGTTGAAGCACTCGCCCCCCCCCCGAAATATATTTCTCCAATCCCCGCAAAAATCCTCATCTTCAGCCGATACCCACAATAGACGCTCAAACACCCGATTCGACAGTGGCGCCAAGCTGACAAGGTGCGCGCCAACGCCCGCCAGTCAGCGATCACAGCATGGACGCTCGTAGCCTCAATCTTCCGAGAATCATCCTATGTCACTGCGTAATCTGAACATCGCGCCTCGAGCTTTCCTGGGTTTCTCCTTTATTGCCTTGCTCGTCATCGCGCTGGGCGTGTTTGCCATCAACCGCATGTCGATCATCCGCCAGGCTTCCATTGATATGGAAAGCACGCAGCTGCCCAGCGTCAGTTTCCTGGGCAACATGACCGAGAACGTCCTGCGACTGCGCATCCTTTCTTTCCGTGTGCTGACCAACCGCGAACCGGCCGCGTTGCAGGAAGCGCAAACACGCATCGGTGTGCTCATCGACAAATTGCACAGTGCCCAAGCCAGTTACGCAACGTTGCCTGCCCAGCCGGAAGAAGCGGCGTTGTACAAGACATTCATGGCAACACTGGACGGCTACCTGCAAGCGCAAAACCAGATGATGGAGCTGTCGCGCCAGAACCAGCTCGACGAGATGCGTACCCTGATCAATACGCGGATCAAGGACGGAACCGACCAGATGGGCGAGCAGTTGAACAAACTGGTGGCCCTCAACAACGGCTACGCCAAGGCGGCGGGTGTCGAGGCGGGCGAACATTACAGCAGCGCCATTACGGGTATCGTCGCCGTCTCGATCATGGCAGCAGTATTGACGGTGTTGCTGGCCTGGTTGCTGACCCGCAGCATCGTTACCCCGCTGAACCGCGCCGTGCAGGCGGCCGAAACCATCGCCGGTGGCAACCTGACCAAAGTTATCGACATTGACGGCAACGACGAACCGGCGCGGTTGCTCGGTGCCTTGGCCACGATGCAGGCCAACCTGCGCAAAACCATCGAACAGATTGCCGGTTCGGCCACGCAATTGGGTGCCGCTGCCGAAGAACTGAGCACCGTGACGCAAGAAGCCTCGCGCGGACTGCAACAGCAAAACAACGAAATCGAACAAGCCGCCACGGCCGTCAACGAAATGACCGCCGCTGTGGAAGAAGTGGCGCGCAACGCCGTGTCCACGTCCGAAGCGTCAAGCCAGTCGACTCAAGCCGCCCGCGAAGGGCGCGACCGGGTGGTGGAAACCGTCGACGCGATCCAGACCATGACCCATGACGTGCAAAACACTTCGCTGATGATTGAAGGCCTGGCCGCGCAGGGTCGTGACATCGGCAAAGTGCTGGACGTGATCCGCGCCATCGCCGAACAAACCAATCTGCTGGCGCTCAACGCCGCCATCGAAGCTGCCCGTGCCGGTGAAGCCGGACGGGGTTTTGCCGTGGTCGCGGACGAAGTGCGGGCGCTGGCTCATCGCACCGCGCAGTCGACTCAGGAGATCGAAAAAATGGTCGCCGGCATTCAGAACGGCACCGGCGAAGCGGTTTCGTCGATGCAGCAAAGCAATCAGCGCACCCAAAGCACTCTGGAAATGGCCCGCGCCGCCGGCATCGCACTGGAGCAGATCACTCAGTCGATTCATTTGATCAACGAACGCAACCTGGTGATCGCCAGCGCTTCGGAAGAGCAGGCGCAAGTGTCCCGTGAAGTCGACCGCAACCTGGTGAACATCCGTGACCTGGCCACTCAGTCTGCCGCCGGAGCCAACCAGACCAGTGCCGCTACCCATGAGCTGTCGCGCCTGGCGGTGGACTTGAATGCCATGGTGGCGCGTTTCGTGATTTGAGATAGGGTGAGGGCTGGGAGTTCGCGCGCGACAGGAGAACCACATGCGCTATTCAGCCTTGACCCAACGAATCGCCGGCGACGGAGCCGCCGCCTGGCAGATTCATGACCGAGCGCTGGAAATGCGCGAGCAGGGCGTCGATGTCCTGCTGTTGTCGATTGGCGATCCAGACTTTGACACGCCACAACCCATTGTCCAGGCCGCCATCGACAGTTTGCAGGCCGGCGACACCCATTACCCGGAGGTGCGCGGCAGTCGAGGGCTGCGTAACAGCATCGCGCGCCGCCATTGCCAGCGCAGCGGCCAAGCGGTGGATGGCGACCATGTGATCGTGTTCCCGGGGGCGCAATGCGCGGTGTATTCGGTCGCGCAATGCCTGCTCGATCCGGGTGATGAAGTGATCGTCGCCGAACCGATGTACGTGACCTACGAAGGCGTGTTCGGCGCCTGCGCCGCGACAGTCGTGCCGGTGCCGGTTCGACCGGAAAACGGCTTTCGCGTCGACCCGGCGGATGTCGCGGCACGGATCAGCCCGAAGACCCGAGCCATCCTGCTCAACAGTCCCAACAATCCGTCCGGCGCGAGTTTGCCGTTGCCCACCTGGCAAGCGCTCGCGGCGTTATGCGTGCGCCATGACCTGTGGCTGATCAGCGATGAGGTCTACAGCGATCTGTTGTTCGAGGGCGAACACACCAGCCCGGCGAGTTTGCCGGGCATGGCCGAACGCACCGCGACCATCAACAGCCTGTCCAAATCCCACGCCATGAGCGGCTGGCGGGTCGGCTGGGCGATTGGCCCCAAACCCATGGCCGAGCACCTTGTGAACCTGTCGTTGAGCATGCTGTTCGGGATTCCGGATTTCATCCAGAACGCGGCGCAAGTGGCGCTTGATGAAGACCTGCCGGAAGTGGCGCTGATGCGCGAAGAATATCGCCAGCGCCGCGATCTGGTGTGCGCGGCATTGAGCGATTGCCCGGGGCTGCGCCCGATCCGCCCGGATGGCGGCATGTTTGTGATGGTGGACGTGCGCCAGACCGGGCTCGGCGCCCAGGGCTTTGCCGAGCGGTTGCTGGAAGGCTATGGCGTTTCGGTGCTG
It encodes the following:
- a CDS encoding pyridoxal phosphate-dependent aminotransferase, with amino-acid sequence MRYSALTQRIAGDGAAAWQIHDRALEMREQGVDVLLLSIGDPDFDTPQPIVQAAIDSLQAGDTHYPEVRGSRGLRNSIARRHCQRSGQAVDGDHVIVFPGAQCAVYSVAQCLLDPGDEVIVAEPMYVTYEGVFGACAATVVPVPVRPENGFRVDPADVAARISPKTRAILLNSPNNPSGASLPLPTWQALAALCVRHDLWLISDEVYSDLLFEGEHTSPASLPGMAERTATINSLSKSHAMSGWRVGWAIGPKPMAEHLVNLSLSMLFGIPDFIQNAAQVALDEDLPEVALMREEYRQRRDLVCAALSDCPGLRPIRPDGGMFVMVDVRQTGLGAQGFAERLLEGYGVSVLAGEAFGPSAAGHIRIGLVVDQVKLAQACRRIALCAVDLLGARRA
- a CDS encoding methyl-accepting chemotaxis protein: MSLRNLNIAPRAFLGFSFIALLVIALGVFAINRMSIIRQASIDMESTQLPSVSFLGNMTENVLRLRILSFRVLTNREPAALQEAQTRIGVLIDKLHSAQASYATLPAQPEEAALYKTFMATLDGYLQAQNQMMELSRQNQLDEMRTLINTRIKDGTDQMGEQLNKLVALNNGYAKAAGVEAGEHYSSAITGIVAVSIMAAVLTVLLAWLLTRSIVTPLNRAVQAAETIAGGNLTKVIDIDGNDEPARLLGALATMQANLRKTIEQIAGSATQLGAAAEELSTVTQEASRGLQQQNNEIEQAATAVNEMTAAVEEVARNAVSTSEASSQSTQAAREGRDRVVETVDAIQTMTHDVQNTSLMIEGLAAQGRDIGKVLDVIRAIAEQTNLLALNAAIEAARAGEAGRGFAVVADEVRALAHRTAQSTQEIEKMVAGIQNGTGEAVSSMQQSNQRTQSTLEMARAAGIALEQITQSIHLINERNLVIASASEEQAQVSREVDRNLVNIRDLATQSAAGANQTSAATHELSRLAVDLNAMVARFVI
- a CDS encoding sugar diacid recognition domain-containing protein; this translates as MFELDHDLAQDIVDRAMAILPYNVNVMDSQGLILGSGEPERINTRHEGAQLVLANGRVVEIDAQTAIHLKGVQPGINLPLLLDGRLIGVLGITGEPEALRTYAELVRMTAEMLVGQRNQQAEQQWRRQRCDDLLALLLSEAGDSPRLLDEAQQLGLKPQMTRVPYLFELGMEHGPTQTVEALSAWLSTRYPDSWCVSSAKSSLLWCRPAAQTIENDRLLEKLDGLGWNILRIAVGGQADGLSGLRRCYRRVGDLLAYGRDVLPRSRLLTLTRYRLPVMLWRHRNDDALDELLKPLRKVIAKDSNGQLLATLRSWCDHDGQSQACADALGIHRNSLRYRMERIAELSGVDPLKLDGMLALYLGVQLLPQTD
- a CDS encoding MFS transporter; translation: MSQSAAATQAIVDEKNAVYKRITLRLIPFIFICYLFNYLDRVNVGFAKLQMLDALKFSETVYGLGAGIFFIGYVLCGVPSNLALTKFGPRRWIALMMIVWGTLSTCLLFVTTPTEFYTLRLFTGAAEAGFFPGVVLYLSQWFPTFRRGRIMALFMSAIPVSGLLGSPFSGWILNHFGAGQGGLAGWQWMFLLQGIPTIILGALAYFLLSDSYANAKWLTPFERSVLEADHAEDLANKPKTTTDSLSAVFKNPAIWAFGLIYFCIQSGVYAINFWLPSIIKNLGFSDNMVIGWLSAIPYLLAAVFMLMVGRSADLRKERRWHLVVPMLMGAVGLLIAVNFATTPAIAILGLTIATMGALTGLPMFWPVPTALLSAGAAAGGLALINSMGQMAGFLSPYLVGWVKDSTGSTDAALYLLAGVIVCGSLLALRMTRTLRV
- a CDS encoding glycerate kinase; this translates as MKIVIAPDSFKDSLSAQGVADAIALGLAEVWPDAQLIKCPMADGGEGTVESILAACEGELRRTNVRGPLGAMVDAAWGWLPKNHTAIIEMAEASGLQLVPPGQRDACTSSTFGTGELIRAALDAGAQRVILAIGGSATNDGGAGAMQALGVKLLDAQGQPLAPGGLALTQLDRIDLSDMDSRLSGVRFDIAADVNNPLCGPHGASAIFGPQKGASPEQVQQLDSALGHFADLCADALGHDVKDEPGSGAAGGLGFAAKAFLGAQFKAGVEVVAELVGLAEAVKGADLVMTGEGRFDAQTLRGKTPFGVARVAREQGVPVIVIAGTLGEGYQALYEHGIDAAFALASGPMTLEQACAEAPRLLQDRASDIARVWRIAKA